A stretch of Chaetodon auriga isolate fChaAug3 chromosome 21, fChaAug3.hap1, whole genome shotgun sequence DNA encodes these proteins:
- the cyb5a gene encoding cytochrome b5 gives MGEKEEKSPAGVKYYRLSEIEAQNSFKSTWIIIHYKVYDVTKFLEEHPGGEEVLREQAGGNATESFEDVGHSTDAREMAADMVIGELHPDDRHKIATPVETPVSTLKDEPSWWSNWLIPALVAAIITLLYRIYTTDSE, from the exons ATGggtgaaaaggaggaaaagagtcCCGCTGGAGTCAAATATTACAGGCTGTCAGAGATCGAGGCGCAAAACTCGTTTAAATCAACGTGGATCATCATCCACTACAAAGTCTACGATGTCACTAAGTTTCTGGAGGAG CACCccggaggagaggaggtgctgaGGGAGCAGGCGGGAGGAAACGCCACCGAGAGCTTCGAGGACGTGGGACACTCCACCGACGCCAGAGAGATGGCCGCCGACATGGTGATCGGAGAGCTGCACCCG gacgACAGACACAAGATCGCCACACCTGTG gAAACGCCGGTGAGCACTTTGAAGGATGAGCCCAg CTGGTGGTCTAACTGGCTGATTCCCGCTCTGGTAGCAGCCATCATCACGCTGCTGTACCGCATCTACACCACAGACAGCGAGTGA